A region of the Methylobacterium nodulans ORS 2060 genome:
CACGTGCCCGTGCCGTGGCCTTGGCCCGCGGCACCTTCTTCACGATCATCGGGGCTTCAATGATGTTCTCCAGCGCGGTGCGGTGAGGGAACAGATTGAAATTCTGGAACACCATCCCGGTCTTCACGCGCACAGCACTGGCCTGCGCGCTGGATAGCTTCAACGCGTCGGTTCTGGTGCGGCGGAACAGCGGCGCACCGTCGATGACGACCTCGCCTCGATCAGGCTCCATCAAGAGGTTCATGCAGCGCAGCAGCGAGGTCTTTCCCGAGCCACTGGACCCGATCAGACAGACTACCTCGCCGCGACGAACATCGAGATCGACGCCGCGCAGCACATGATGTTGACCGTAGGATTTCTCGATGCCGCGGACAGAGAGGACAATCTCGGTGGATGTCGTAGTCATCACGCAGCCTCCTTGCGCTCAAACTGGCGTGACAGGGCGCTCAGAGGGAACAGGATGAGGACAAAGACGATGCCGATGACGGTGTAAACCTCCATCGGTCGATAGGTGAAGCTAGATATATAGCTCGCTTGGTAAAGCAGATCCGGGATAGTCAGCACGGAGAGCAGCGTCGTGTTCTTGAGCTGCATGATGGTTTGCCCCACCAGCGGCGGCACCATCCGGCGCAACGCCTGCGGCAGGATGATGCGTCTCATGCGCTGGATGTAACTCATGCCCAGCGCCAAGGAGGCGTCAGTCTGGCCACGGTCGATAGACTGAACACCGGCGCGCAGGATCTCGGCATAGAAGCCGCTGGCATAGAACCCGAGGCCGAGAATGCCCGCCGTTTCCTTCGCCACCTGGATCTGCAGGAAGATCGGCATGGCGTAATAAGTCCACAGGAGCAGCACCAGCAGCGGAATGTTACGGAAGAACTCCACCCAGATCCGCCCGATCCAGCGCACCAGCCGCCAGGGCGTGAGCTGGAGAAGTGCCACGAACAGGCCGATGGCAAGGCCGATGGCGCACGTATAGATCGTGTATTTCAGGGTAAGGAGCAGGCCTTGGGCCAGCAGGTCCCAATTCTTGAGAACGATCGACGGATCGAATTTCATGGTGCCCTCCGTCAGTTGGGAAGGAAGCCGGAGGGTAGCGGATTGTCAGCCTCAAGCACGAGGGTAGAAAATGCGCTGACATGTGCCATGCCGCGCACCTCGGGGATTACCGCGGGCTGGCCATGTTCGCCCTGAGCGAGACCGATAACCTTGGCCGCGAAGGGTACGCCGAGGATATTCTCGGCCCGGTAGGGGGGCTCTGCCGCCAACTTGCCACGGGCGTGAAGCTGAGCCAGACGCGCGGAGGTGCCGGCGCCGCAGGGTAAACGGTCGAACTTGTTGCCCGCCAAGATCACCAGATGGCGAGAACCGCCCTCGATGGCGCGGTGGAACAGCACGCTGCCGACCTGCGGGTGCGCGCCTACAGCGTTGAGCGCCTGCTTGATCGCCATGCCCGCGCGGCACCACCGGCTGGCGTGTTCGATGTCGAAGGGCAGATCAACCTGCGCCGCATCGACCAGGGCATACATGATACCGCTGTAGGCAATGTCACAGGTCACCGTACCGAGACCCTCGGCCTCGACGGCGACATCGGCAGCGACGACGTAGGATGCCACGTTGCGCAGCACCACCGAGGTCAACCGTCCGTTCTCGAACGTCCCTGTGACGGAGACGATGCCCGCAGGCGTCTCGATCGACATGCCAGCGGACTCGAATTTCTCCGGCAAGGCACCGACAGCAAGGCTCGCAATGTAGCCGATCGTGGCATGCCCGCACATGTCGAGATAAACGTACGACGAGATGAAGAACAGGCCCTGGTCCGCCTGCTGCGATGGCACGGGTACGGCTGCCACCATAGCTGCATGTCCGCGCGGCTCATGAAGCAGGAGCGTCCTCAGCCCGTCGTAGCGAGCGCGAAAATCGTCCCGCTGCTCGCGCACGCTGCGCCCCTGAAGCGGCGGTATGCCCGACGTCACCACCCGTGTCGGGTGATCGGCCGTATGGCTGTCGATGACGGTGAAAAGGCGGCTCGTATGCATGGCAGCCCAGATTCCTCCCATTGACCTATATCGCACGCTTCATTGTCCTATAGCATTAATTTCAGGGAGCACAAGGCGTCTCATGTCTCGTCGTGGAGAACTTCCGCGAACCTGACCTCGGCCGCGACCGCAATGAGCGGGTATCGTGCGGCTGATTCAGGCGATCGCCCGCCAAATCAATCTCTTGGCGCTCAATGCCACGATCGAAGCGGCGCGCCGGTGAGGCGGGCCGCGGGCTTGCGGTGGTGGCCGCCGAGGTCGAGGAGCTGGCGGCGCAGACCTCGCGCGCGACGGAAGAGATCGGCGGCTACATCGGCCGCGTCCAGGGATCCACCAGCGACGCGGTCGCGGCAATCGCCGGGGTCACCGCGCGTATTCGTGAGATCAACGCGGTTTCTTCCTCCATCGCAGCGGCCGTCGAGGAGCAGGGGCCGCGACCCAGGAGATCGTGCGAAATGTAGCGCAGGCGGCGCAGGGCACAGGTGAGATAACAACCAATATTGCGCGTGTTGCGAGGGCGGCAGAGGAGACAGGCGCGGCGGCCTCTTAGTGCTCCCATGATGAAGCATGCTCGCTCAACAGCGTGAACGCGCCGGCCAATCCAAGCAGCTGCATGGTCTGGTGAGCCCTAGTAGGCGCTCAGCCATGCGTAAACGTCGGCAGCCTCTTTTCTAGGAAGGCTGTCATGCCCTCCTTTTGATCGTGAGTGGCAAAGGTGGCGTAGAAGACACGGCGCTCAAAACGCACGCCCTCGCTCAGTGTGGTTTCGTAGCGGCGGTTGATCGCCTCCACAAGCAGACGGTCAGCCGGCACCACGTGGGAGACTAAACCGCAGCGCTCCGCCTCCGCAGCATCCATAGTGCGGCCGGTGAGGCACATCTCCATGGCCTTAGACTTCCCGATAAAGCGTGTGAGCCGCTGGCTGCCACCAATCCCCGGGTTTACCCCGAGCTTGATCTCAGGCTGGCCGAACTTCGCGGTGTCGGCGGCGAGGATGAAGTCGCACATCATGGCAAGTTCGCAGCCACCGCCAAGCGCGTAGCCTGCTACCGCCGCAATGATCGGCGTTCGGACGGCCGTGAACTGCTCCCAGGCCGCAAAGTGGTCGTTGATGTACATCTCGGTGGCGGTCGCGGCTGCCATCTCCTTGATGTCGGCCCCTGCTGCGAATGCCTTCGGCGAGCCCGTGACCACGATGCAGCCGACGGTCGGGTCTGCATCGGCCTCGATCGCTGCAGCTACAAGCTCCCTAGTGAGCTGCCGATTGATCGCATTGAGCGCCTTGGGTCGGTTCAGGGTAACGAGCCGGACGCGGCCATGTGTTTCTGTAAGGATAGTTCCACAGGTCATGCTTCACCTCATCTCATGTCAACGAAGATAATCGCGACGCACCGGCCAGACTATTAATGTTTCGATACACGATCCATGCAGACAAGAGCAAGATTATAACGCTCGCTTTCTGGACAAACTTCTACGCAACTAGATACCGCCGGCCGTCTCGCCTGGACCTGCGGCGCGAGCTGGAGAACTGGTCAGGATCCAGCCGGACTTAGACAGCAAAAAGTTGCTGACTCTGTCTAGGCAAGATGAGCGCGGCAAGGCGCCCACCTCAAGCCCTTTGCTAGTAGGTCCACGACATCCTCAGCTCTAGCAGCCGTATCACAAGCTGTAATTGACTCGTAATCCCAATTTGGTCTTGAAATAGCTTGAGGTGATATTTTGTAGCGCGCTCGCTTAATCCGATCTCAGCGGATATTTCCTTGATCCGCTTTCCTTGCATCATACGTCCGACAATTTGCATTTGCCGCAATGAGAGTTGGTCAAGAGCTTTACTGAGTTTTTCTTGCTTAAGATTGTGCACCATGGTGTTTGCTTATCTGCCGTTATGTGGAGGACGTTATATACCACCGTTCATAATTGTTGAGACGGCGCCGACGAGATCCAAACGAGATCCTGTCTTCGGAAAATGTCCCGCGGCCCCTAGATCTATAACCTCGTCGGCGGTGATAGGATTGTTTAGCCAGTCCATCGCCAATACACACGCCCCTGGGAACGTCTTGATTATATCGGCAAGGCTACGTTCTTTCACGAGTCCAGGAAGCATCAAGTCAATCAAAAAATATAGATGTGTTTACTTTGTAGATCTGGCTTAAATGCGCCGGCGAGATCGGGTGACTCAATCAAATTGACTCCTGTAAATTCTGGACAAACTGCTCACAATCGCCTCTCTATGGAGGATTTGATTGTCGATAATGAGAATGTTCATCATTGGATGATCACGGTGATCGATGGCGCCATGTGCCAAGCCCGATCTCCTCGACCATGAACTCGCAGGCAACGTGGTTAATACTGGCCCCATCGTAATCGTCCGTGGCCAGCATGTTTATGAAAGTGCGTTCATACCTCGATCTAGAGCTTCGCCGTTACTTGGCTTGCATGCGCAGCGCGCCGTCGAGGCGGATCACCTCGCCGTTCATCATCGGGTTCGCGAGGATCGCCATCACGAGCGCGGCGTACTCCTCCGGCCTGCCGAGCCGCGGTGGGAATGGAACGGCGGCGCCAAGGGAGTCCTGCACCTCCTGCGGCAGACCCTTCATCATCGGGGTCTCGAACAGGCCCGGCGCGATGGCGCAGACCCGGATGCCGGCCGGCGCGAACTCGCGCGCGGCCGGCAGGGTCAGCCCGACCACGGCCGCCTTCGAGGAGGCGTAGGCCGCCTGCCCGATCTGGCCCTCGTAGGCCGCGACCGAGGCGGTCGAGACGATGACGCCGCGCTCGCCCCCCTCCAGCGGGTCGAGGGGCAACGCGCCCGCCGCCACGAGCCGCATCAGGTTGAAGGTGCCGATCAGGTTGATCTCGATCACGCGGGCGTAGGCCGCGAGGTCGAGCGGGCCCTTGCGCCCGACAATCCGCCCAGCGTTGACCACGCCCGCGCAGTTGACCAGGATCCGGGCCGGACCGTGGGCCTCCGCCGCGTGGGCGACCGCCGCTTCCGCGCTCCGCGCGTCTGACACGTCGCAGCCGATGCCTATCCCGCCGATCTCGGCTGCGACCGCCGCCGCGCCCGCCTCGTTGAGGTCGAGGAGTGCGACCTTCGCGCCGGCCGCCGCCAGCGCGCGGCCGGTCGCCGCCCCTAGTCCCGATCCGCCCCCGGTTACGATCGCCGCGATGCCTTCGGTTCTCACGTCCGGATCTCCTCAGATCAGTTCCAGCGCAAGGGCCGTGGCTTCCCCACCACCGATGCACAGCGAGGCCACGCCCCTCTTCAGCCCGCGCTGCTTGAGCGCGGAGAGGAGGGTGACGACGATCCGAGCGCCTGACGCGCCGATCGGATGACCAAGGGCGCAGGCACCCCCGTGCACGTTGACCTTGTCGTGCGGCAGATCGAGATCGCGCATCGCTGCCATCGCGACGACTGCGAACGCTTCATTGATCTCGAACAGGTCGACGCTGCCCTTGTCCCAGCCGACCTTGTCGAGAAGCTTGGTGATTGCGCCGATGGGGGCGGTCGAGAACCAGGCGGGTGCTGCGGCGTGGCTCGCGTGGCCCCGGATGATCGCCAGCGGAGCTTGGCCGCGCCGCTCAGCGTCCGACAGACGCGTCAGAACCAGCGCCGCCGCACCGTCCGAGATCGACGAGGCATTCGCGGCCGTGATCGTCCCGTCCGGCCGGAACGCAGGCTTGAGGGTCGGGATCTTCTCGGGCCGGGCCTTGCTCGGGCCTTCGTCCGCCCGCACCTCGCCTCCCTTCACCTGGATGGGCACCACCTCGTCGGCGAATGCGCCGGCTTCCTGGGCAGCCTTGGCACGGGCGAGGGAGGTCAGGGCGTACTCGTCCTGGGCGATGCGCGTGAACTGGTAGTGCTGCGCGGTATCTTCCGCGAAGCTGCCCATCAGCCGCCCTTTGTCATAGGCGTCCTCGAGACCGTCGAGGAACATGTGATCGAGCATTCGCCCGTGCCCCAGGCGCTGGCCGGTTCTTGCCTTGTCGAGGAGGTAGGGAGCGTTCGACATCGACTCCATGCCGCCGGCGACGACGACATCGGCGCTTTCCGCGCGCAGGAGATCGTGTCCGAGCATGATGGCCTTCATGCCCGACCCGCAGACCTTGTTGAGGGTCGCGCAGGGCGTCGCCTCGGAGAGACCGGCACCGAGAGCGGCCTGCCGCGCCGGGGCCTGACCGAGACCGGCGGGGAGAACGCACCCCATGATGACTTCCGAGACGTCGTTGCTGTCTATGCCGGCCCGGGTCACGGCCGCCCGGATCGCGGCCGCCCCAAGCGCCGGCGCGGGCAGATCTTTCAACTCACCGCCGAAGCCACCCATCGGGGTGCGGGCAGCGCTTGCGATGACGACAGGATCGAACGGCATAGGTCCTCCCGGGAGGTTGGTCGTAAGTGTCAGGTTCTTTCGGCTTCTGGGCCGACATTCGCGAGCGATCACCTTGCCCGCGTCGGGCGGATCGGTGCGCCGCCAACCAGGGCTGCGGCGCACCGATCCGGAGGTCGTCTTCAGCCCCGCGCGATGTCGGCTCCCTTCGTCTCCCGGGCGAACAGGAGGCTCAGGATCGTGCAGGCAATGCAGATGCAGACCGGATAGTAGAGCCCTGAGTAGATGTTCCCTGTCGCCGCCACGATCGCGAAGGCGGTCGCCGGCAGGAACCCTCCAAACCACGCTGCGCTGAGGTGATAAGGAAAGGACATTGCCGTGTAGCGGATGCGGGACGGAAACATCTCCAGAAGCGAGGTCGTCGACGGTGCGAAGGTCATGGCCCCGAAGCTCAGAAGAACCATGAGCAGGAACACGATCATCGGGGCGTTCACGTCCTCCGGCGCTGCGACCCCGAGCGGGTAGTTCTTCTCGCCAAGCGCCGCCGCAAGTTCACGGTCAAAGCGGGCCTTTTGCGCCGGGGCATCGGGCGCGTCCCCCGCGTACGACACGATCACACGGTCCCCGACTCTGACCTCGGCAGCGGACCCAGCGGGGAGATCCGCACTCACATAGTTCAGACCAAGCTTCGTGATGGCGTCGGTTGCCACGTCGCAGGTGGTCGTGAATTTTGAGGTTCCGAGCAGGTTGAACTGGACCGAGCAGTCACTACTCGCCGCCGCGACCGAAATCGGGGCCGCAACCTGGGCACGCTCCAGCGCCGGGTTGGCGTAGTGGGTCATTGCCTGGAAGATCGGGATCGTCAGAGCCGCCGCGAGGACGTAGCCGCCCACGTAGACGGTCCGCCGGCCAATGCGGTCGGAGAGGCTGCCAAAGAGGACGTACAACGGAATAGTAAGGACCGTTGCAACGATCAGCATGATGTTCGCGGAGAGATTTTCGACTTTGAGAACACGGGTCAGAAAGAAGAGAGAATAGAATTGACCCGTGTACCAGATGACAGCCTGGGCCGGCAGGATACAGAAAGCGCCGGTGAGGATCAGGCGGACATTTTTCCATGTGCCGAAGGTCTCACCCAGGGGCGACTTGGATGCCCGACCCTCGGCCTTCATGCGCTTGAACTCGGGAGACTCGTCGAGCTTCAGACGAATCCACAGTGAGACGCCGAGAAGAGCGATCGAGACAAGGAAGGGCACGCGCCAACCCCACAGGCCGAACGCATCAGCGCCAATCGTCAAGCGTAGAGGGATGATCACGGAGACGGCGAGGAGGAAACCGACAGCCGCGG
Encoded here:
- a CDS encoding amino acid ABC transporter permease, producing the protein MKFDPSIVLKNWDLLAQGLLLTLKYTIYTCAIGLAIGLFVALLQLTPWRLVRWIGRIWVEFFRNIPLLVLLLWTYYAMPIFLQIQVAKETAGILGLGFYASGFYAEILRAGVQSIDRGQTDASLALGMSYIQRMRRIILPQALRRMVPPLVGQTIMQLKNTTLLSVLTIPDLLYQASYISSFTYRPMEVYTVIGIVFVLILFPLSALSRQFERKEAA
- a CDS encoding proline racemase family protein, coding for MHTSRLFTVIDSHTADHPTRVVTSGIPPLQGRSVREQRDDFRARYDGLRTLLLHEPRGHAAMVAAVPVPSQQADQGLFFISSYVYLDMCGHATIGYIASLAVGALPEKFESAGMSIETPAGIVSVTGTFENGRLTSVVLRNVASYVVAADVAVEAEGLGTVTCDIAYSGIMYALVDAAQVDLPFDIEHASRWCRAGMAIKQALNAVGAHPQVGSVLFHRAIEGGSRHLVILAGNKFDRLPCGAGTSARLAQLHARGKLAAEPPYRAENILGVPFAAKVIGLAQGEHGQPAVIPEVRGMAHVSAFSTLVLEADNPLPSGFLPN
- a CDS encoding enoyl-CoA hydratase-related protein; the protein is MTCGTILTETHGRVRLVTLNRPKALNAINRQLTRELVAAAIEADADPTVGCIVVTGSPKAFAAGADIKEMAAATATEMYINDHFAAWEQFTAVRTPIIAAVAGYALGGGCELAMMCDFILAADTAKFGQPEIKLGVNPGIGGSQRLTRFIGKSKAMEMCLTGRTMDAAEAERCGLVSHVVPADRLLVEAINRRYETTLSEGVRFERRVFYATFATHDQKEGMTAFLEKRLPTFTHG
- a CDS encoding LuxR C-terminal-related transcriptional regulator; the protein is MVHNLKQEKLSKALDQLSLRQMQIVGRMMQGKRIKEISAEIGLSERATKYHLKLFQDQIGITSQLQLVIRLLELRMSWTY
- a CDS encoding SDR family NAD(P)-dependent oxidoreductase, with amino-acid sequence MRTEGIAAIVTGGGSGLGAATGRALAAAGAKVALLDLNEAGAAAVAAEIGGIGIGCDVSDARSAEAAVAHAAEAHGPARILVNCAGVVNAGRIVGRKGPLDLAAYARVIEINLIGTFNLMRLVAAGALPLDPLEGGERGVIVSTASVAAYEGQIGQAAYASSKAAVVGLTLPAAREFAPAGIRVCAIAPGLFETPMMKGLPQEVQDSLGAAVPFPPRLGRPEEYAALVMAILANPMMNGEVIRLDGALRMQAK
- a CDS encoding acetyl-CoA C-acyltransferase — its product is MPFDPVVIASAARTPMGGFGGELKDLPAPALGAAAIRAAVTRAGIDSNDVSEVIMGCVLPAGLGQAPARQAALGAGLSEATPCATLNKVCGSGMKAIMLGHDLLRAESADVVVAGGMESMSNAPYLLDKARTGQRLGHGRMLDHMFLDGLEDAYDKGRLMGSFAEDTAQHYQFTRIAQDEYALTSLARAKAAQEAGAFADEVVPIQVKGGEVRADEGPSKARPEKIPTLKPAFRPDGTITAANASSISDGAAALVLTRLSDAERRGQAPLAIIRGHASHAAAPAWFSTAPIGAITKLLDKVGWDKGSVDLFEINEAFAVVAMAAMRDLDLPHDKVNVHGGACALGHPIGASGARIVVTLLSALKQRGLKRGVASLCIGGGEATALALELI
- a CDS encoding MFS transporter, coding for MEHVLAMTRTATISSKYRKVIVAASLGTVFEFYDFFLIGLLAAEIARNFFSGVNPTAGFIFTLLGFAAGFMLRPFGAIVFGRLGDLVGRKHTFLVTIVLMGGSTFAIGLLPAYATVGILAPIGFVTMRMIQGLALGGEFGGAMIYVAEHAPSDKRAAWTAWVILTAAVGFLLAVSVIIPLRLTIGADAFGLWGWRVPFLVSIALLGVSLWIRLKLDESPEFKRMKAEGRASKSPLGETFGTWKNVRLILTGAFCILPAQAVIWYTGQFYSLFFLTRVLKVENLSANIMLIVATVLTIPLYVLFGSLSDRIGRRTVYVGGYVLAAALTIPIFQAMTHYANPALERAQVAAPISVAAASSDCSVQFNLLGTSKFTTTCDVATDAITKLGLNYVSADLPAGSAAEVRVGDRVIVSYAGDAPDAPAQKARFDRELAAALGEKNYPLGVAAPEDVNAPMIVFLLMVLLSFGAMTFAPSTTSLLEMFPSRIRYTAMSFPYHLSAAWFGGFLPATAFAIVAATGNIYSGLYYPVCICIACTILSLLFARETKGADIARG